One region of Candidatus Saccharibacteria bacterium genomic DNA includes:
- a CDS encoding excalibur calcium-binding domain-containing protein, producing the protein MSEHKNKKVDTTDYSAATKDARVLGERNDYEHPGFFLRCAVWIVSRFPITRNKYQNWTTARTIIVGWLLWLIVLPIIPIVAAVIWYVRDPESFKTSPWAKALLGLAVAWAGYAGVILTNPSQANVNGKYSPIQTQPNGEVTGETDALNTASASAKQKVAAQKESKNSGGRTFTNCTAAFEAGVFDIKRSNASYEPRLDRDNDGIACEK; encoded by the coding sequence ATGTCTGAGCACAAAAATAAGAAGGTTGATACAACGGATTATAGTGCCGCGACGAAGGATGCACGGGTGCTTGGGGAGCGTAATGATTATGAACATCCGGGTTTTTTCCTACGATGTGCCGTTTGGATTGTGTCGCGTTTTCCGATAACGCGCAATAAATATCAAAACTGGACGACGGCTCGCACCATTATAGTCGGATGGCTACTTTGGCTGATTGTGCTACCAATTATCCCGATTGTTGCGGCAGTCATATGGTACGTGCGTGATCCAGAAAGCTTTAAAACGAGTCCGTGGGCAAAGGCATTACTTGGTCTGGCGGTCGCTTGGGCAGGGTACGCTGGTGTCATCCTCACCAACCCCTCGCAAGCAAATGTGAATGGAAAATACTCACCGATTCAAACTCAGCCAAATGGCGAAGTTACGGGTGAAACAGATGCACTGAATACCGCGAGCGCCTCAGCGAAGCAGAAGGTTGCAGCACAGAAAGAAAGCAAAAATTCAGGTGGGCGCACGTTTACGAATTGCACAGCTGCTTTTGAAGCAGGAGTTTTTGATATCAAACGTTCTAACGCCAGCTATGAGCCTCGCCTCGACCGAGACAACGACGGCATTGCGTGTGAGAAATAG
- a CDS encoding DUF4868 domain-containing protein yields MDEDTSTEQQLQKERDNYQETDVFAWANNLVQYKDELKIELFFISKNYVLYKTAMAEGLKKQLEPIFVDEVLDYILEGAEKGLIVRGFEDAEAETGVLQRTQVFKVEKLRETLGWLRTQEREIVLFKDDEHDINHMKGVMARVSHPEMDKPFYLAKVLPKSQVMRGKQGWMLRSDKFVPFDAEAALRLPTDPQLLILNQDLYVFNQSKLKTLFGYDAKEAAIAESKVREIMETYGLSFPEGVGLNALLKGKKQLIQKLQKLEVGRVTQAKALEYAEDMDLELLPDDQGKIIILDEKSLTTFVNIINDDYWESPLTGERYEIIKKRPLKAKDEEA; encoded by the coding sequence ATGGATGAAGACACTAGCACTGAACAGCAGCTCCAAAAAGAGCGAGATAACTACCAAGAAACCGATGTATTTGCGTGGGCGAATAACCTGGTCCAGTATAAGGATGAACTCAAGATTGAGCTTTTTTTTATCTCAAAAAATTATGTGCTGTACAAAACAGCCATGGCGGAAGGCCTCAAAAAACAGTTAGAACCAATTTTTGTTGATGAAGTACTCGATTACATTCTCGAGGGAGCAGAAAAGGGCTTAATTGTACGAGGTTTTGAAGACGCTGAGGCCGAAACGGGCGTTTTGCAGCGAACGCAAGTTTTTAAAGTAGAGAAACTTCGCGAAACGCTCGGCTGGCTGCGAACCCAGGAGCGTGAAATCGTGCTATTCAAAGACGACGAACACGATATCAATCATATGAAGGGTGTCATGGCTAGAGTCAGTCACCCAGAAATGGATAAGCCGTTTTACCTTGCAAAGGTGTTGCCAAAGTCTCAGGTAATGAGAGGTAAACAGGGGTGGATGCTGCGCTCCGACAAATTTGTACCATTTGACGCAGAGGCGGCACTTCGACTACCAACCGACCCACAGCTGTTGATCTTAAACCAGGATTTGTACGTTTTTAATCAGTCAAAGCTAAAGACCCTTTTTGGATACGATGCAAAAGAAGCAGCAATTGCCGAAAGTAAAGTCCGCGAGATTATGGAAACTTACGGGCTAAGTTTCCCCGAAGGGGTTGGGCTGAATGCGCTTCTAAAGGGCAAAAAACAGCTTATTCAGAAGCTGCAAAAACTTGAAGTTGGTAGGGTAACCCAAGCAAAAGCACTTGAATACGCTGAGGATATGGACCTAGAACTATTGCCCGATGACCAGGGTAAAATCATAATATTAGATGAAAAAAGTCTGACGACATTTGTAAACATAATAAATGATGATTACTGGGAATCACCATTAACTGGCGAACGCTACGAAATTATTAAAAAGCGTCCCCTCAAGGCAAAAGACGAAGAGGCATAA
- a CDS encoding efflux RND transporter permease subunit, with product MPKKHGARKNVGRNSADKLRPLQRFALFFFQRPRTTAILCLIVAGFGVLSYTTLLKREGFPPINVPYAIGQATYFVNDAAKVDTDLAKPVSEYLMKQSGVKTVQTNSLGNFATVVLQYEAKVDATSRSQELQKAMVSQKIVPAGGNLKFEAARFGFTERGDDAVVSFFSTKNTALPEPELVSAATQAAKFIREQKQSLVKDASIISPIEQAQNPLTGETQNVQSRFERFGERVGDKTTFYSSVPIGASIVRGGDVVTFGDQLKEAVDAYNRKFSSSGFAMRVSASFAPSIRQQISELQKTLLEGLLAVLIIGSIVIAVRASVITVLSMVTVILATLGVLELIGYTLNTISLFALILGLSLIVDDTIIVVEALDAQRKRKNDAKDIVKTAIGKVGRAMIAATSTAALSFAPLLFVGGILGGFIRVMPVTIISALVISLIVALVFIPFFARFIMLGEKHVGAKAEHELAANFEARVARWLAKPMLWAQHSKRKLFGVGLAAIFLSFAFIGAGGFIFQKVTFNIFPPSKDTNQIAATLRFPTGTSIEQAEAISDVALQKVQAVLGEDFVSGAHYGLANAQSAQFFIDLKDYNKRKTTAPEYIDQLKVVFKDFKQAQIGITTIDAGPPASDFTARIASDENRPAAEKLATDIANYIRTADIRRLDGSKVKIETVSVDNADILTRVDSKSYVGITAKFVDTDTTALVTQTQKAVEDTFTPGKVAAYGVSKDAVSFNFGQESENQDSFKTLAVAFPIVLLVIYLVLAAQFRSLLQPLLIFMAIPFSLFGITLGLWLTDNAFSFFAMLGFFALIGLSIKNTILLTDYANQSRRAGMNPVDAAQEALAERFRPLVATSLTAIVSIIPLSLTSPFWQGLAVVLIFGLLSSTLMVVTVFPYYYLAGEFLRGVFRRRISHPLKQRLSRA from the coding sequence ATGCCGAAAAAACACGGAGCCAGAAAAAACGTGGGACGAAACTCAGCAGATAAACTGCGACCGTTGCAGCGCTTTGCGTTGTTTTTCTTCCAGCGACCTCGCACAACTGCCATACTGTGTCTTATAGTCGCTGGATTTGGCGTGCTTAGCTACACAACATTGCTCAAAAGGGAAGGTTTTCCGCCAATCAACGTACCTTACGCAATTGGCCAAGCGACGTACTTTGTGAATGATGCTGCAAAAGTCGACACCGACTTAGCCAAGCCTGTCAGCGAATATCTTATGAAACAATCTGGGGTAAAAACGGTACAGACGAATAGTCTCGGTAACTTTGCGACAGTTGTTCTACAGTACGAAGCAAAGGTCGACGCGACAAGCCGCAGCCAGGAGCTACAGAAGGCAATGGTTTCGCAGAAAATTGTTCCGGCGGGAGGAAACCTAAAGTTTGAGGCGGCACGGTTCGGATTTACGGAGCGCGGTGATGATGCGGTTGTGTCTTTTTTCTCAACGAAGAATACTGCACTTCCTGAACCTGAGCTTGTTTCGGCTGCTACGCAAGCTGCTAAGTTTATCAGGGAGCAGAAACAGAGCCTTGTCAAAGACGCGTCTATTATTAGCCCCATTGAACAGGCCCAGAATCCGCTGACGGGTGAAACACAAAATGTGCAAAGCCGATTTGAGAGATTTGGCGAACGGGTTGGCGATAAAACCACCTTTTATAGCTCTGTGCCGATTGGCGCAAGCATTGTAAGGGGCGGTGACGTTGTAACGTTTGGTGATCAGCTAAAAGAGGCGGTCGATGCCTACAACCGCAAGTTTAGCTCTAGCGGTTTTGCTATGCGAGTGAGTGCAAGCTTTGCCCCGAGCATTCGCCAACAAATCAGCGAGCTGCAAAAGACGCTCCTCGAGGGCTTACTAGCGGTGTTAATTATCGGCTCGATTGTTATTGCGGTGCGGGCGTCGGTCATCACGGTGCTTTCTATGGTGACTGTTATTTTGGCTACGCTAGGGGTATTAGAACTTATTGGCTATACGCTCAATACTATTTCGCTGTTTGCGCTGATTTTAGGACTTTCTCTCATAGTTGACGATACCATCATTGTCGTTGAGGCGCTCGATGCCCAACGGAAACGCAAGAATGATGCGAAAGATATTGTAAAAACGGCTATCGGCAAGGTTGGCCGTGCAATGATAGCGGCGACATCTACCGCAGCTTTAAGCTTTGCTCCCTTACTGTTCGTTGGCGGCATATTGGGCGGGTTTATTCGTGTTATGCCGGTAACGATTATATCGGCACTTGTCATTAGTTTGATTGTTGCGCTAGTTTTTATTCCGTTTTTTGCACGGTTTATTATGCTTGGCGAAAAACATGTTGGCGCCAAAGCCGAACATGAATTGGCGGCTAATTTCGAAGCTCGCGTGGCTCGTTGGCTTGCCAAGCCGATGCTGTGGGCTCAACACAGCAAACGTAAACTTTTTGGGGTTGGATTGGCGGCGATATTCCTAAGTTTTGCATTCATAGGCGCCGGCGGCTTTATCTTTCAAAAAGTAACGTTTAATATCTTTCCACCCTCAAAGGATACGAACCAGATTGCCGCAACATTACGTTTTCCAACAGGTACCTCGATAGAGCAAGCAGAGGCAATCAGCGACGTGGCTTTGCAGAAGGTACAGGCAGTGCTCGGGGAGGACTTTGTGTCCGGAGCGCACTATGGTCTGGCTAATGCGCAGAGTGCGCAGTTCTTTATAGACCTCAAGGACTACAATAAACGTAAAACAACTGCACCAGAGTACATAGACCAGCTCAAAGTGGTTTTCAAAGATTTCAAGCAAGCTCAAATTGGTATTACGACTATTGACGCCGGGCCTCCAGCCTCAGACTTTACAGCTCGAATTGCATCGGATGAAAACCGTCCAGCGGCCGAAAAACTGGCGACCGACATTGCTAACTATATACGAACAGCCGATATTCGTCGGTTGGATGGCAGTAAAGTCAAAATTGAAACCGTTTCGGTTGATAATGCCGATATTCTGACCCGGGTCGACAGTAAATCGTATGTGGGTATTACTGCCAAGTTTGTTGATACTGATACAACTGCACTTGTGACACAAACACAGAAGGCCGTAGAGGATACCTTTACCCCTGGGAAAGTAGCTGCCTACGGTGTTTCGAAAGATGCCGTAAGCTTCAACTTTGGTCAGGAGAGTGAAAACCAGGACAGCTTTAAGACGTTGGCAGTCGCATTTCCGATAGTACTTCTCGTCATTTACTTAGTGCTTGCAGCGCAGTTCCGTAGCCTATTGCAGCCATTACTGATATTTATGGCAATTCCATTCAGTCTTTTTGGGATTACGCTGGGGCTATGGCTGACAGACAATGCATTTAGCTTCTTTGCAATGCTTGGCTTCTTTGCACTAATTGGTCTTAGCATCAAGAACACCATCCTCCTGACCGATTACGCGAATCAGTCGCGTCGGGCAGGGATGAACCCCGTTGATGCAGCGCAGGAAGCTCTCGCCGAGCGATTCCGACCACTTGTCGCTACGAGCTTAACGGCCATTGTTTCTATTATTCCGCTCTCTCTCACGAGTCCATTCTGGCAAGGACTAGCGGTCGTGCTAATTTTTGGCTTGCTTTCGAGTACACTTATGGTAGTTACGGTGTTCCCGTACTACTATCTCGCTGGAGAATTCTTGCGCGGTGTGTTTCGCCGCCGTATTTCACACCCGCTGAAACAGCGCTTGAGTCGGGCATAA
- a CDS encoding DUF937 domain-containing protein, protein MDIKQLILDQLSGAAADKLGSRNGLDSSQTNSAVDSALTAILSGLQQEAGNGKTAEKLDDALSKDHNGSILNDLVGAVGSDATKVDGTKILEHIFGDKSDKITDTVAKNAGVSSSAAGDILGTLAPIVLGQLGKQKQSEGLDVGGLVSILLGQKTGKGDGGLGDIVSGLFNKKNAGLLALLLGVFKMFVRKK, encoded by the coding sequence ATGGATATCAAGCAGCTCATACTTGACCAGCTTTCTGGTGCGGCGGCCGATAAACTTGGTTCGCGCAACGGGCTAGATTCATCACAGACTAATTCAGCGGTGGATTCTGCGCTTACAGCGATTTTGAGTGGCTTGCAGCAGGAAGCGGGTAATGGCAAAACGGCTGAAAAACTGGACGACGCCTTGAGCAAAGATCACAATGGATCAATTTTAAATGATCTAGTTGGGGCGGTTGGCAGCGATGCAACAAAGGTAGACGGCACAAAAATACTTGAACACATTTTTGGGGATAAAAGCGATAAAATTACAGATACGGTAGCAAAAAATGCTGGGGTAAGCAGCTCTGCGGCCGGTGATATATTGGGCACATTGGCACCGATAGTGCTTGGTCAGCTTGGCAAACAAAAACAGTCTGAGGGGCTGGATGTCGGCGGGTTAGTGAGCATTCTACTTGGTCAAAAAACTGGCAAAGGCGACGGTGGCCTAGGAGATATCGTGTCTGGTTTGTTTAACAAAAAGAACGCCGGACTACTTGCGCTGCTGTTAGGCGTTTTTAAAATGTTTGTCCGAAAGAAGTAG